The following coding sequences are from one Shewanella violacea DSS12 window:
- a CDS encoding EAL domain-containing protein: MLLTKIIKNVCLLILFSTCLTPVTASDFVMRVFGEREGLEAGTINDISFDSHGFVWVATEQGLYRLSNSKIRRIDKQKFDLRLSSEYINMVEPLSEKHLLVSNYSDTYLYNMLQNKFVRFGSETLFPDYKGGGIIAQVKQGDHYIFLTLDGELLQYSYEKSLLERIVFLPTNADIPWGNLAVLDDGRMIVGTEFELELRDSQGQRIAAFPWGEEFGLMKQLFKDSQGRIWLSSSEGVYRVYADTLEIQAVEALSFYATNIAEDNLGDFWISGRLGLIKWRPGDTEYQTYKQQLKQVADMDYIYDIEIDDSGLIWVGGAGEGLAIVTSEPDFLVDTYTAASPYSLSDEIIWGIYAEGEHVWLGTDNGLFSINKLTQTSSRLFPQGLELNDSIYGVDSLDADNLLLSTTNGLFVVHKATFTAQRFSQWTHGESSLENKIVYASYQDPLIQGRWWFMTSTGLYFWEPGLFDPQAMPVLSDDLSSRIIDIRTVIRDESGTLWLGGTQVFGYLDNQGEFHSKLAKFSDGSTEVGVNNIEIIDANTFWLGTSPRGLLEYTLDSGEARALNKDWEIDCTSVYFIQEIADFRLIACPNSLLRYSKSTGELKVIGHDDGLLGEELNDGSYFYDPSEGLYVGTPDGAMLLDVDSLSNRLMLDGVFLEAVSVFYDEGMQIDLIPQDEKIIKPGARMISFQITSLNYLDDTPMTLQYRLRRERDIPEAKYLLLDGQSQLNITGLQYGKYTLDILSQENGIWSAKPYSFSFTVKQYWWQMSWVKSLLLLSLLCICIGVILYRQRQVQAFKRINTALVESEERLRQSLKGSDSELWEWRHDSQMFSLENQREEKEDDRGNIFLKLEDVPIHREDRDKVVNAWDNMQQGLSDRFDVEYRYRRKDKSWGWTRVLGRPVEVDAESGSILRVAGIYSDITLQRQLEDDVKLLAQAFGNTSEGVLILDGAERIKVSNKAAQTIVGASAEMLNGKFFSELILAKEGRSDDIVCLLKQEISWTGEQEFLREQGGSCPVWLNVSAMLGSKGNITHYVAVFSDITERKRSEADLRRLANYDVLTGLPNRSLFATRLTQSIDGAEHSGEKLALIFLDLDRFKHVNDSYGHSMGDALLVEAANRLQSCISPEHTLCRFGGDEFVILLRDAANLDTINHICTQLLEQIETPFELYGREFFISTSIGVSLWPDDAREAEVLINNADQAMYHAKEEGRGNFQYFSSERNSEALYHLRLEAELRKAIERDEFELHYQPQVNILKGDKLCGMEALLRWHHHEDGLIRTDIFIKVAESCGLIVDIDLWVLRQACIQGKIWSKSYAEPFKLSVNISAVHFRQPDFIQGVKRILQETELDPRLLGFEITEGVLMKELDTAKEHLLELRALGIDVAIDDFGTGYSSLAYLRHFDVDTLKIDRSFLIDIATNEADQAIASSIIELARNLKLNVVAEGVETKEQLEQVFSRGCYVIQGYYFSKPLTVVEIEKYMDNSSPIFQ, from the coding sequence ATGCTATTAACTAAAATTATAAAAAATGTGTGTTTACTCATATTGTTTAGTACTTGCCTGACTCCGGTCACGGCAAGTGATTTTGTTATGCGTGTCTTTGGAGAAAGAGAAGGTTTAGAAGCCGGCACAATAAACGATATCAGCTTCGATTCTCACGGATTTGTATGGGTGGCTACGGAGCAGGGATTATATCGATTAAGTAACTCTAAGATTAGACGTATAGATAAGCAAAAATTCGACCTAAGGCTTTCCAGTGAATACATTAATATGGTTGAGCCTCTGAGTGAGAAGCATCTATTAGTCAGTAATTATTCAGATACTTACCTATACAATATGCTACAAAATAAGTTCGTGCGTTTCGGTAGTGAAACACTTTTCCCTGATTATAAGGGCGGTGGGATCATCGCTCAGGTGAAGCAAGGTGATCACTATATTTTTCTGACTTTAGATGGTGAGTTACTCCAATATTCTTATGAAAAGTCCTTGCTGGAACGGATTGTTTTCCTTCCGACTAATGCCGATATCCCTTGGGGGAATTTAGCCGTCTTAGATGATGGCCGTATGATCGTCGGCACTGAGTTTGAGTTAGAGCTTAGAGATAGCCAAGGTCAGAGAATTGCTGCTTTTCCCTGGGGAGAAGAATTCGGCCTGATGAAGCAGTTGTTTAAAGATTCTCAGGGGCGAATTTGGCTGAGTTCAAGTGAAGGGGTTTATAGAGTTTATGCCGATACTCTTGAGATCCAAGCTGTCGAAGCGCTATCTTTTTATGCCACCAATATAGCCGAAGATAACCTGGGTGATTTTTGGATCTCCGGGAGACTAGGCTTAATCAAATGGAGGCCGGGAGACACTGAATATCAAACGTATAAACAGCAACTTAAACAAGTTGCAGATATGGATTATATCTATGACATTGAAATCGATGACTCAGGACTTATTTGGGTAGGAGGTGCCGGAGAGGGCCTTGCCATAGTCACAAGCGAACCAGATTTTTTAGTCGATACCTATACCGCTGCGTCACCATACTCCTTGAGTGATGAGATTATTTGGGGGATTTATGCCGAGGGTGAACATGTTTGGTTGGGTACCGATAACGGCCTGTTCTCGATAAATAAACTAACCCAGACATCTAGCCGTTTATTTCCCCAAGGTTTAGAGCTCAATGATAGTATTTATGGTGTAGATAGTCTGGATGCTGACAACCTTTTATTATCGACCACCAATGGTCTGTTCGTGGTGCACAAAGCGACTTTTACGGCCCAAAGATTTTCCCAGTGGACTCATGGTGAGAGCTCGCTGGAAAATAAGATAGTTTATGCCAGTTATCAAGATCCCCTAATTCAAGGTCGCTGGTGGTTTATGACGTCCACTGGCTTGTATTTCTGGGAACCAGGTCTGTTCGACCCTCAGGCTATGCCGGTTTTATCCGATGATCTTAGCTCGAGAATAATAGATATCCGCACGGTTATCAGGGATGAGTCTGGGACACTCTGGCTCGGTGGTACCCAAGTCTTTGGTTATCTGGATAATCAAGGCGAGTTCCATTCAAAACTTGCCAAGTTTAGTGATGGCAGCACAGAAGTGGGTGTCAATAACATCGAGATAATTGATGCTAATACCTTTTGGTTGGGAACATCACCAAGAGGTTTACTCGAATACACACTGGATTCCGGTGAGGCAAGAGCGCTAAATAAAGATTGGGAAATTGATTGTACATCTGTCTATTTCATCCAGGAAATCGCAGATTTCAGGTTAATTGCTTGTCCTAATTCCCTGCTCAGGTATAGCAAATCTACTGGGGAACTCAAGGTTATTGGTCATGACGATGGCTTGCTAGGGGAGGAACTCAATGATGGTTCATATTTTTATGATCCCAGTGAGGGACTTTATGTGGGCACACCGGATGGAGCTATGTTGCTGGATGTCGACAGTTTATCTAATCGACTTATGCTTGATGGCGTGTTTTTGGAGGCGGTTTCAGTTTTCTATGATGAGGGAATGCAAATCGACCTTATCCCCCAAGATGAAAAAATCATAAAACCCGGTGCAAGGATGATCAGCTTTCAGATAACCAGTCTGAATTATCTCGATGATACCCCTATGACCCTACAGTATCGCCTCAGGCGAGAAAGGGACATTCCCGAAGCTAAATATTTACTACTAGATGGCCAGTCTCAGCTCAACATCACAGGCCTGCAATACGGAAAATATACCTTAGATATCTTGAGTCAAGAGAATGGCATTTGGTCTGCTAAACCTTACAGTTTTAGCTTTACCGTTAAGCAATATTGGTGGCAGATGTCCTGGGTTAAAAGCCTGCTGTTATTAAGTCTATTATGTATCTGTATCGGAGTTATCCTGTATCGACAGAGGCAAGTTCAGGCATTTAAACGGATTAATACCGCATTGGTCGAGAGTGAAGAGAGGCTGAGGCAGTCTCTGAAAGGCAGTGACTCTGAGCTGTGGGAATGGCGCCATGACTCTCAGATGTTCAGCCTGGAGAATCAGCGGGAAGAGAAAGAGGATGACCGAGGCAATATCTTCCTCAAGTTAGAGGATGTTCCTATTCATAGGGAAGATAGAGATAAGGTGGTTAATGCCTGGGATAACATGCAGCAAGGCTTGAGTGACCGTTTCGATGTCGAGTATCGCTATCGCCGCAAAGACAAGAGCTGGGGATGGACCAGAGTCTTGGGGCGTCCGGTGGAGGTGGATGCTGAGTCGGGTAGTATATTAAGGGTCGCGGGGATTTATTCTGATATCACCTTGCAGCGTCAGTTAGAAGACGATGTAAAGTTGCTGGCCCAGGCATTTGGCAACACCTCCGAAGGCGTGCTGATTTTGGACGGCGCGGAGCGAATTAAGGTGTCTAATAAAGCCGCCCAAACCATAGTCGGTGCCTCGGCGGAGATGCTAAACGGTAAGTTTTTCTCTGAATTAATTTTAGCTAAAGAGGGGCGTTCGGATGACATTGTTTGCCTACTTAAGCAGGAAATCTCCTGGACAGGTGAGCAAGAGTTTTTACGTGAACAAGGTGGATCGTGTCCGGTCTGGCTTAATGTATCGGCTATGCTGGGGAGTAAAGGAAACATAACTCATTATGTGGCCGTATTTTCCGATATAACTGAGAGAAAACGCAGCGAGGCCGATCTTAGGCGTTTGGCAAATTATGATGTGCTAACTGGCCTTCCTAACCGTTCTTTGTTTGCTACTCGCCTGACTCAGTCGATAGATGGTGCAGAGCATAGTGGTGAAAAATTAGCGCTGATATTTCTCGATCTCGATAGGTTTAAGCACGTCAATGACTCCTATGGTCATAGCATGGGGGATGCCTTGTTGGTGGAGGCTGCCAATCGTCTACAGTCTTGTATTTCACCAGAGCACACCTTATGTCGCTTCGGCGGCGATGAATTTGTGATCTTATTAAGAGATGCTGCAAACTTAGATACGATAAATCATATTTGTACTCAATTACTCGAGCAGATCGAGACGCCCTTCGAGCTCTATGGTCGAGAGTTTTTTATCTCTACCAGCATAGGGGTGAGTTTATGGCCCGATGATGCCAGGGAGGCTGAGGTGCTGATCAATAATGCCGATCAGGCTATGTATCACGCCAAAGAAGAAGGTCGTGGTAACTTTCAGTACTTCTCTTCCGAACGTAATTCAGAAGCCTTGTACCACCTGAGACTGGAAGCCGAGCTTCGTAAGGCGATAGAGAGAGATGAGTTCGAGCTGCATTACCAACCTCAGGTAAATATCCTTAAAGGGGATAAGTTGTGCGGTATGGAAGCACTATTGAGATGGCATCACCATGAAGACGGCTTAATCCGTACCGATATATTTATCAAGGTGGCAGAGTCTTGTGGCTTGATTGTCGATATAGATCTTTGGGTGTTACGCCAGGCCTGTATACAAGGCAAGATCTGGTCCAAATCTTATGCAGAGCCCTTTAAATTATCGGTAAATATCTCGGCGGTCCATTTTCGCCAGCCTGATTTTATCCAAGGGGTTAAAAGAATTTTACAAGAGACCGAGCTAGATCCTCGCTTATTGGGTTTCGAAATCACCGAAGGCGTGTTGATGAAGGAGTTGGATACGGCTAAGGAGCATCTTTTAGAGCTTAGAGCGCTTGGAATTGATGTTGCAATCGATGATTTTGGTACTGGTTACTCCTCATTAGCCTATTTACGCCATTTCGATGTGGATACTTTAAAAATTGACCGCTCATTCCTTATCGATATCGCCACCAATGAGGCAGATCAAGCTATTGCCAGTAGTATTATTGAGCTTGCCAGAAACCTTAAACTAAACGTTGTCGCCGAAGGTGTGGAGACAAAAGAGCAGCTTGAGCAGGTCTTTAGCCGTGGTTGCTATGTGATCCAGGGATATTATTTCTCCAAACCCTTAACTGTGGTCGAGATAGAGAAATATATGGATAATTCAAGCCCAATTTTCCAATAA
- a CDS encoding patatin-like phospholipase family protein, producing the protein MIRLLTLFLVLTFSFSALADEVRPKIGLVLSGGGAKGAAHIGVLKILEQNRIPVDYIAGTSIGAYVAGMYALGYSATEIEKIMLNENWSDGYSDTIPRQALSYRDKRQRDRFNIPLNLGYSDEEVKLPNGLLRGQTMSQLLQRSTDLVHQFGHFDELAIPYRAVATDLETSQAVVISNGSIVKAMQASATVPGALQPVEYEGKLLIDGGIGNNMPVDVVKAMGADIIIAVDIGSALVKKQELTSTIAVLNQLSTMLTNASTERQKALLTNDDILIRPDVGEMSTTDFTIMPEAFSLGEEAALKHLISLQGLSVSEESYLAYVARKKRLSHRWLDELDHPIVNIVFNNDSKVSESLLRQALGLKEGEVVSQERLAKGIADVYALDKFERVNAEFIDSDQGRVLTLNTHAKSWGPNYFQLGFSWEDDFTLDSAVSLDLAYTLTNLTPTGGEWRNEVKLGFEKLISTEFYQPLDYDQAFYTRAKLGYEIKNWELFGKNSNILKITQNQYRADVGIGYNYVKEGILELGFTAETGLLENALFVKDLAYHSYGGYFKFGYDDLDSINFPTSGNRLTLDVYYRKEDNPNFNFDELGELAENSVQVELDWRGALSVGNHAFVGIASLATVAKDAGISVHVSRLGGFLNLSGYHKNALVGPHKVFGAFVYQYDLGRDVLGMTDYPLYLGTSIEAGNVWQLKDNVDLDDLIYSGSLYFGTDTSMGPAALGFGWADNGETSIFLFLGRNW; encoded by the coding sequence ATGATACGTTTATTGACCTTATTTCTTGTGCTAACTTTCAGTTTTTCGGCATTAGCCGATGAGGTGCGCCCTAAGATCGGCCTGGTACTCAGTGGTGGTGGAGCCAAAGGTGCCGCACATATTGGTGTGCTTAAAATATTGGAACAAAATCGCATCCCAGTTGATTATATTGCCGGAACCAGCATAGGCGCCTATGTCGCTGGCATGTATGCCTTAGGCTACAGTGCTACTGAGATTGAGAAAATCATGCTCAATGAGAACTGGTCAGACGGTTACTCAGACACTATTCCCAGACAGGCGTTGAGTTACCGCGATAAGAGGCAGAGAGATAGGTTTAATATTCCTCTGAACTTAGGGTACAGCGACGAAGAGGTTAAGTTACCTAATGGCTTGTTACGCGGACAGACAATGTCACAATTGCTGCAAAGATCAACTGATCTAGTGCATCAATTTGGTCATTTCGATGAGCTCGCCATTCCCTATCGAGCCGTGGCTACGGATCTGGAGACGAGTCAAGCTGTGGTTATCAGCAATGGCAGCATAGTTAAGGCCATGCAAGCCTCGGCGACTGTGCCCGGCGCCCTGCAGCCTGTGGAGTATGAAGGCAAATTGCTGATCGATGGGGGTATAGGTAACAATATGCCTGTGGATGTGGTCAAAGCAATGGGAGCAGACATCATCATAGCCGTAGATATAGGTTCGGCTCTGGTGAAGAAACAGGAGTTAACCAGCACAATCGCCGTGCTCAATCAGCTCTCTACCATGCTCACTAATGCCAGTACCGAACGTCAGAAAGCGCTATTGACGAACGATGATATTCTTATCCGTCCCGATGTAGGAGAGATGAGTACTACAGATTTTACTATCATGCCAGAAGCCTTCTCACTGGGTGAAGAGGCGGCATTGAAGCACTTGATCAGTCTACAAGGTCTAAGTGTCAGCGAAGAGTCATATCTAGCCTATGTTGCTAGGAAGAAACGTTTGAGTCACCGATGGCTGGATGAACTCGATCATCCCATAGTTAATATCGTATTTAACAATGATTCTAAAGTCAGTGAGTCTTTATTGAGGCAGGCTTTGGGGCTTAAAGAGGGGGAGGTTGTCTCCCAAGAACGACTGGCCAAAGGCATTGCCGATGTCTATGCCCTAGACAAGTTTGAGCGCGTTAATGCCGAGTTTATCGATTCCGACCAAGGCCGAGTTTTGACCCTAAATACCCATGCAAAATCTTGGGGGCCAAACTATTTTCAGTTGGGATTTAGCTGGGAAGATGATTTTACTTTAGATTCAGCTGTATCACTGGATCTGGCCTATACCCTAACAAATTTGACTCCCACGGGAGGAGAGTGGCGCAATGAAGTTAAGCTAGGATTCGAAAAGTTAATTTCGACCGAGTTTTACCAGCCTCTGGATTATGATCAGGCCTTCTATACTCGTGCCAAATTGGGCTATGAGATAAAGAACTGGGAACTCTTTGGTAAAAACTCCAACATACTCAAGATTACTCAGAATCAGTATCGTGCCGATGTGGGAATAGGCTACAACTATGTAAAAGAGGGAATACTTGAACTTGGTTTTACCGCCGAAACGGGTTTGCTAGAAAATGCATTATTTGTCAAAGATTTAGCCTATCACTCATATGGTGGTTATTTCAAATTTGGTTATGATGATCTGGATAGCATCAACTTCCCTACTTCGGGAAATCGGCTTACTTTAGATGTTTACTACCGTAAAGAAGACAACCCTAACTTCAATTTCGACGAGTTAGGTGAGCTAGCCGAGAATTCTGTACAAGTTGAACTCGATTGGCGCGGCGCCTTGAGTGTGGGGAATCATGCATTTGTTGGTATCGCGTCATTAGCCACGGTAGCAAAGGACGCAGGAATTAGCGTGCATGTATCTCGACTGGGTGGCTTCCTCAACCTTTCCGGTTATCACAAAAACGCCCTTGTTGGGCCCCATAAGGTTTTCGGTGCCTTCGTCTATCAATATGATCTCGGTCGAGATGTGTTGGGTATGACAGATTACCCCCTATATCTTGGCACCAGTATCGAGGCGGGTAATGTATGGCAGTTAAAGGATAATGTGGATCTGGATGACCTTATTTATTCCGGCAGCCTGTATTTTGGCACGGACACCAGCATGGGACCTGCGGCGCTGGGTTTTGGCTGGGCCGACAATGGAGAGACGTCAATCTTCCTGTTTCTAGGCAGGAACTGGTAA
- a CDS encoding M13 family metallopeptidase produces MNRVSKLALGIALSLGLAACSNETTTPVVQQIEKVSGVEKVNFDSSVRHQDDFYYSVNGHWLANTPIPADKSNYGAFSVLYERSQNALKKIIDETAAKPNKAEGSSEQKVGDFYASYMNTDIIEKLGFSPLSDQLGDIAQAKDHQDIASLMGSLLVSGVQIPFGFYVNNDAKNSTQYAVYLHQSGLTLPDRDYYLKDDDKFVANRAALNTYVADIMTQAGSKNSERVADSVAKIETFIAQSQWSRVESRDANNSYNKMDRAELQAKVTNFDFVQFSASADIDKVTEVIVRQPSYFEKFGAKFTQFSVAQWQDYLAFHLVDSYAELLSKNFVDLHFDFHSKTLMGIEEQKPRWKMAVDASDQVIGELVGKEYVKQYFKPEAKQRMEGLIQALIKGFEVSIDEIEWMTPETKVAAQEKLAKFTYKIGYPEKWKDYTDLKITADHLVGNYQAYAKFEYKTMLDKLGKPIDRTEWHMTPQTVNAYYNPVMNEIVFPAAILQPPFFNMGADDAVNFGGIGAVIGHEISHGFDDQGAKYDGDGNLRDWWTDADRAEFQKRGAQLSAQYAGYEALPGKHVNGDLTLGENIGDLGGLTVAARAYHLSLNGKPSPVIDGLTGEQRLFIGWSQVWRRNYRDEELGRRLMTDSHSPSHFRAMGTPRNIPAFYQAFDVKEGDKMFLAPEDRVKIW; encoded by the coding sequence ATGAACAGAGTAAGTAAATTGGCACTAGGCATAGCATTAAGCTTAGGCCTGGCAGCATGTAGTAACGAAACTACGACACCTGTAGTACAACAAATCGAAAAAGTGTCAGGTGTTGAGAAGGTAAATTTCGATAGCTCGGTTCGTCACCAAGACGACTTCTACTATAGCGTTAACGGCCATTGGCTCGCCAACACTCCTATACCAGCGGATAAATCTAACTATGGTGCCTTCTCTGTACTCTATGAACGAAGTCAGAATGCGCTGAAGAAAATTATTGATGAGACTGCGGCTAAGCCAAATAAAGCCGAGGGTTCCAGTGAGCAGAAAGTCGGTGACTTTTATGCCAGTTACATGAATACCGATATCATAGAAAAACTAGGGTTCAGCCCTTTAAGCGATCAGCTAGGGGATATCGCCCAGGCAAAAGATCATCAGGATATCGCCAGCCTTATGGGAAGCTTGCTTGTTAGCGGCGTGCAAATTCCTTTCGGTTTCTACGTCAACAATGATGCTAAAAATTCGACTCAGTATGCTGTCTATCTGCATCAGTCGGGTCTGACCCTGCCGGATCGTGATTATTATCTTAAAGATGATGACAAATTTGTTGCCAATCGAGCCGCCTTGAATACTTATGTTGCCGACATCATGACCCAAGCTGGCAGTAAAAATTCTGAGCGAGTCGCAGACAGTGTCGCTAAAATTGAGACGTTTATAGCTCAGAGCCAGTGGAGTCGTGTCGAGTCCCGTGATGCCAATAATAGCTATAACAAGATGGATAGAGCCGAGTTACAGGCTAAGGTCACTAACTTCGATTTCGTTCAATTTTCCGCTAGTGCCGATATAGATAAGGTTACCGAGGTGATCGTGCGTCAACCTTCCTATTTCGAGAAGTTCGGTGCTAAGTTCACTCAGTTCTCTGTGGCCCAGTGGCAAGACTATCTGGCTTTCCATCTGGTGGACAGCTATGCCGAACTCCTGAGTAAAAACTTCGTCGATCTCCACTTCGATTTCCATAGCAAAACCTTGATGGGCATCGAAGAGCAGAAGCCGCGCTGGAAGATGGCTGTGGATGCATCGGATCAGGTGATCGGTGAGCTTGTAGGCAAAGAGTATGTTAAGCAGTACTTTAAGCCTGAAGCGAAACAGAGAATGGAAGGTTTGATCCAAGCCTTGATTAAAGGCTTCGAGGTCAGCATAGATGAAATCGAATGGATGACGCCTGAGACTAAGGTTGCCGCCCAAGAGAAGCTAGCTAAATTTACCTATAAGATAGGTTATCCGGAGAAGTGGAAAGACTACACAGATCTTAAGATAACAGCGGATCACTTGGTGGGTAACTATCAAGCTTATGCCAAGTTCGAATATAAGACCATGCTGGATAAACTTGGTAAGCCTATCGATCGCACTGAGTGGCATATGACACCTCAGACGGTAAATGCTTACTATAATCCTGTGATGAATGAAATTGTGTTCCCCGCGGCTATTCTTCAGCCTCCTTTCTTTAATATGGGAGCCGATGATGCGGTGAATTTCGGTGGCATAGGTGCGGTTATCGGTCATGAGATTAGTCATGGTTTCGATGACCAAGGCGCTAAGTATGATGGTGACGGCAATTTGAGAGACTGGTGGACCGATGCCGATCGCGCCGAGTTCCAAAAGCGTGGTGCTCAGCTATCGGCTCAGTATGCGGGCTATGAGGCACTGCCGGGGAAACACGTTAATGGTGATTTGACTCTAGGTGAGAATATTGGCGATCTGGGCGGTTTGACCGTTGCGGCTCGTGCTTATCATCTGAGCCTTAATGGCAAACCATCACCGGTTATCGATGGCTTGACTGGCGAGCAGCGTCTGTTTATTGGTTGGTCTCAGGTATGGCGTCGTAATTATCGTGATGAGGAGCTGGGTCGTCGCCTGATGACAGATTCCCATTCCCCGAGTCATTTCCGCGCCATGGGTACTCCGCGTAACATACCCGCCTTCTATCAGGCCTTCGACGTGAAAGAGGGCGATAAGATGTTTTTAGCTCCGGAAGATCGCGTCAAGATCTGGTAA
- the hxpB gene encoding hexitol phosphatase HxpB, with protein sequence MTSPKLKAIIFDMDGVLIDSEPSWQKAIFQTLELLGLPIRFEDTLQTTGLRIDQVVSYWYQKFPWDNYDNEKTANAIVDQVVNMISTTGQAMTGVEQALKFCRDNDYKIGLATSSSSPIIEAVLNKLKLAHYFDSIQSAEHLAYGKPHPEVYLNCAKALDIDPMTCVAIEDSFNGLVAARAANMQTIVIPAVEQQGEPRWILAHQQLRDLTQLPEVLDSKF encoded by the coding sequence ATGACCTCGCCTAAGCTAAAAGCCATCATTTTCGACATGGATGGTGTACTTATCGACTCGGAGCCAAGCTGGCAGAAAGCAATATTTCAGACCCTGGAACTCTTGGGGCTACCAATACGCTTTGAAGACACACTTCAAACGACGGGGTTGAGAATCGATCAGGTCGTCAGTTACTGGTATCAGAAATTCCCCTGGGATAATTATGACAATGAGAAAACTGCTAACGCCATAGTCGATCAAGTTGTCAATATGATTAGCACTACTGGGCAAGCCATGACAGGTGTAGAGCAAGCACTCAAGTTTTGTCGGGATAATGACTATAAGATTGGCTTAGCCACCTCATCATCGAGCCCAATCATAGAAGCCGTTTTAAACAAGCTTAAGCTTGCTCACTACTTCGATTCCATACAGTCCGCCGAGCACCTTGCCTATGGTAAACCTCATCCTGAGGTATATCTAAACTGTGCCAAGGCACTGGATATCGACCCTATGACTTGTGTCGCCATAGAGGACTCCTTCAATGGCTTGGTAGCCGCGAGGGCCGCCAATATGCAGACCATAGTGATTCCGGCAGTCGAACAACAAGGTGAGCCCAGATGGATTCTCGCCCACCAGCAACTCAGAGATCTTACGCAATTACCTGAAGTTCTAGATTCTAAGTTCTAA